In a single window of the Desulfuromonadales bacterium genome:
- a CDS encoding serine protein kinase PrkA encodes MNDIQKVLGHVERCIGKGEQRQPVPFEEFLGVLVAQPTRVLRNVFQVFHDMIKSSVTEKPDEYPGDPESIHFVSYDFSRLLVEGVDLPFFADRLFANRLIALVEALKLGAQQNKIYIFEGPHGCGKSTFLNNLLMKFEAYVNTEAGSVYETVWRLDRKMLGQFKEGETGLFLEKLSQLLDTYEFSQNDILEAKKSLLAMEDYIEIPCPSHDHPILILPKEHRRVFFDELFQNDESKWKLFTEKEFNWVFKNTPCTICSSLFEALLNRLNSPQEVLRMVFARPYRFNRRLGEGISVYNPGDKPLKQLVLGNDKLQSRIDDLLRDSNQVKYLFSRYAKTNNGIYALMDIKSHNVERLIELHNIISEAVHKVEDLEENVNSLFLALMNPEDRANIAEFQSFLDRIEYIHIPYVLDLKTEVEIYRHIFGKHIEESFLPRVLHNFARVIISTRLNPTSEALLEWIEDPEKYNRYCDENLHLLKMEIYTGHIPDWLTGEDRKRLNAKRRRRIIGESEKDGGQGLSGRDSLKIFNEFYSGLARKDRLINMSTLHRFFTKAHPELAEMIPKGFLDSLLGMYNYQVLQEVKESLYYYNEEQISREIQNYLFAVNFEPGAVVTCKYTGERLEISEDFFEAIESRLLGVDAGRPARQTFREETQKEYAARTLTQEIMAEGKPVTETALYQSLHELYIQNLKEKVLDPFLRNENFRRAIKDFDTPAFKTYDKKIRDDITFLMGNLAKKFRYTKIGAKEVCMYVIDNDLAEKFAHS; translated from the coding sequence ATGAACGACATCCAGAAAGTTCTTGGACATGTCGAGCGCTGTATCGGCAAAGGCGAGCAGCGTCAGCCCGTGCCGTTCGAGGAATTCCTCGGGGTACTCGTGGCGCAGCCGACGCGGGTGCTGCGCAACGTCTTCCAGGTCTTTCACGACATGATCAAGAGTTCTGTCACCGAAAAGCCCGACGAGTACCCCGGCGACCCCGAATCGATCCACTTCGTCTCCTACGACTTCAGCCGGCTGCTGGTCGAGGGGGTGGATTTGCCCTTCTTCGCCGACCGTCTCTTCGCCAACCGGCTGATCGCCCTGGTCGAGGCCCTCAAGCTCGGCGCCCAGCAGAACAAGATCTATATTTTCGAAGGCCCCCACGGCTGCGGCAAGAGCACCTTTCTCAACAACCTGCTGATGAAGTTCGAGGCCTACGTCAACACCGAGGCCGGCTCGGTCTATGAAACCGTCTGGCGCCTCGACCGGAAAATGCTCGGCCAGTTCAAGGAAGGGGAAACCGGCCTGTTCCTGGAAAAACTTTCGCAACTGCTCGACACCTACGAATTCAGCCAGAACGACATTCTCGAGGCAAAAAAATCGCTGCTGGCGATGGAGGATTACATCGAGATCCCCTGCCCCAGCCACGACCATCCGATCCTGATCCTTCCCAAGGAGCACCGACGCGTCTTCTTCGACGAGCTGTTCCAGAATGATGAAAGCAAGTGGAAGCTGTTCACCGAAAAAGAATTCAACTGGGTCTTCAAGAACACCCCCTGCACCATCTGCAGCTCCCTGTTCGAGGCCCTGCTGAACCGGCTGAATAGCCCGCAGGAGGTGCTGCGCATGGTCTTTGCCCGGCCTTACCGGTTCAACCGGCGTCTCGGCGAGGGCATCAGCGTCTACAACCCCGGCGACAAGCCGCTGAAGCAGTTGGTGCTCGGCAACGACAAGCTGCAGAGCCGCATCGATGATCTGCTGCGCGACAGCAACCAGGTCAAATACCTTTTTTCCCGTTACGCCAAGACCAACAACGGCATCTATGCCCTGATGGACATCAAGTCACACAATGTCGAGCGGCTGATCGAGCTGCACAACATCATCAGCGAAGCGGTGCACAAGGTGGAAGACCTGGAGGAGAACGTCAACTCCCTCTTCCTGGCCCTGATGAATCCCGAGGACCGGGCCAACATTGCCGAATTCCAGTCGTTTCTCGACCGCATCGAATACATCCACATCCCCTATGTGCTCGACCTGAAGACCGAGGTGGAGATCTACCGCCACATCTTCGGCAAGCATATCGAGGAGAGCTTTCTGCCCCGGGTGCTTCACAACTTCGCCCGGGTGATCATCTCCACCCGCCTCAATCCGACCTCCGAAGCGCTGCTCGAATGGATCGAGGACCCGGAGAAGTACAATCGCTACTGCGACGAGAATCTCCACCTGCTGAAGATGGAAATCTACACCGGCCACATTCCCGACTGGCTCACCGGCGAAGACCGCAAGCGCCTCAACGCCAAGCGCCGGCGCCGGATCATCGGGGAGTCGGAGAAGGATGGCGGCCAGGGCCTCTCCGGCCGCGATTCGCTGAAAATCTTCAACGAATTCTACTCCGGCCTGGCGCGCAAGGACCGACTCATCAACATGTCCACCCTGCACCGGTTTTTTACCAAGGCCCACCCGGAACTGGCCGAAATGATCCCGAAGGGCTTTCTCGACTCGCTGCTGGGGATGTACAATTACCAGGTTCTGCAGGAGGTCAAGGAGTCGCTCTACTACTACAACGAGGAGCAGATTTCCCGGGAAATCCAGAATTACCTCTTTGCCGTCAACTTCGAGCCGGGCGCCGTGGTGACCTGCAAGTACACGGGAGAGCGGCTGGAGATCAGCGAGGACTTTTTCGAAGCCATCGAGAGCCGGCTGCTCGGGGTCGATGCCGGCCGGCCGGCGCGGCAGACCTTTCGCGAGGAGACCCAGAAGGAGTATGCGGCCCGGACCCTGACCCAGGAGATCATGGCGGAAGGCAAACCCGTCACCGAAACGGCGCTCTACCAGTCCCTGCATGAGCTCTACATCCAGAATCTGAAGGAAAAGGTGCTCGACCCCTTCCTCAGGAACGAAAACTTCCGGCGGGCGATCAAGGATTTTGACACCCCGGCCTTCAAGACCTACGACAAGAAAATAAGGGACGACATCACCTTCCTGATGGGGAATCTGGCCAAGAAATTCCGCTACACCAAAATCGGCGCCAAGGAAGTCTGCATGTACGTCATCGACAACGACCTGGCCGAGAAGTTCGCCCATTCCTGA
- a CDS encoding SpoVR family protein, producing MELINQHTKQIMEGCKERARQAGLRFDDETLEYIVTNRDLLELTPKLMIPTLYDYWVHDVEVLKEKGRYELYPSNPFETVINTRPAISFYNDNNPDWLNVMIFYHVLAHIDFFQNNAYFRHTWDFDLAGQALADKRLIAKLRSEHGRWVDYVIEFARSIDNLVGYHDELYRLEPAPTDSRSARLDFYFDVFLQDLKKVRISEYVSEIERYNDCRKVYGAAAEQCFFAGTGAKYPEFQTVYDKSRQQKPARKLDLMQFLLEHSSFLNKDENKWMKSVVEVVRKTSLYFQPQIRTKFMNEGWASYWHERLFLEDERIRGHEVEFARVHAAVTALPRVGLNPYAIGMRLFQHIEEKADRGKFSLPFHQLRDAAARERFDLGTGEGRDFIFRVRENLSDFLFINSFVDQDFVTRHKLFVVGKRLNEAKMVWEYYVQSRQADAYLQMLLESLYHPPHIEIDRKGSAGGSLYLVHHFEGKPLVREFIANTLLGIEYLWGAPVRLETSEVVSAPVEERGREPEVQWRRMLYTMEQRKLSSAPI from the coding sequence ATGGAACTCATCAACCAGCATACCAAGCAGATCATGGAAGGGTGCAAGGAGCGGGCGCGTCAGGCCGGCCTGCGCTTCGACGACGAGACTCTGGAGTACATCGTCACCAACCGCGACCTCCTCGAGCTGACCCCCAAGCTGATGATCCCCACCCTCTACGACTACTGGGTGCACGACGTCGAGGTGCTCAAGGAGAAGGGGCGCTACGAGCTCTACCCCTCCAATCCCTTCGAGACCGTCATCAACACCCGTCCGGCCATCTCCTTCTACAACGACAACAACCCGGACTGGCTCAATGTGATGATCTTTTACCATGTCCTGGCCCATATCGATTTCTTTCAGAACAACGCCTACTTCCGCCACACCTGGGATTTCGACCTGGCCGGCCAGGCCCTCGCCGACAAGCGCCTGATCGCCAAGCTGCGCTCGGAGCATGGACGCTGGGTCGATTACGTCATCGAGTTTGCCCGCAGCATCGACAACCTGGTCGGCTACCACGACGAACTCTACCGCCTGGAGCCGGCGCCCACGGACAGCCGCTCTGCCCGCCTCGACTTCTATTTCGACGTGTTCCTGCAGGACCTCAAGAAGGTAAGGATCAGCGAATACGTCAGCGAAATCGAGCGCTACAACGACTGCCGAAAAGTGTACGGGGCGGCCGCAGAGCAGTGTTTTTTCGCCGGCACCGGCGCCAAGTACCCTGAATTTCAGACCGTGTACGATAAGAGCCGGCAGCAGAAGCCGGCCCGCAAGCTCGACCTGATGCAGTTCCTGCTGGAGCATTCGTCCTTTCTCAACAAGGACGAGAACAAGTGGATGAAGTCGGTGGTCGAGGTGGTGCGCAAGACCTCCCTCTACTTCCAGCCGCAGATTCGCACCAAGTTCATGAACGAGGGGTGGGCGAGCTACTGGCACGAACGGCTCTTCCTCGAGGACGAGCGGATCCGGGGGCACGAGGTGGAGTTCGCCCGGGTGCACGCCGCCGTCACCGCCCTGCCGCGGGTCGGCCTCAACCCCTATGCCATCGGCATGCGCCTGTTCCAGCACATCGAGGAGAAGGCCGACCGGGGGAAATTCTCCCTCCCCTTTCACCAGCTCCGCGACGCCGCCGCCCGGGAGCGTTTCGACCTCGGCACCGGCGAGGGGCGGGACTTCATCTTCCGGGTGCGCGAAAACCTCTCCGACTTCCTCTTCATCAACAGCTTCGTCGACCAGGATTTCGTCACTCGCCACAAACTTTTCGTCGTCGGCAAACGCCTGAACGAGGCGAAAATGGTCTGGGAGTACTACGTGCAGAGCCGCCAGGCCGACGCCTACCTGCAGATGCTCCTGGAGAGCCTCTACCACCCGCCGCACATCGAAATCGACCGGAAGGGCAGCGCCGGCGGCAGCCTTTATCTCGTGCACCACTTCGAGGGGAAGCCTCTGGTGCGGGAATTCATTGCCAACACCCTGCTTGGCATCGAATATCTGTGGGGGGCGCCGGTCCGGCTGGAGACGAGTGAAGTGGTGTCGGCGCCGGTCGAAGAGCGGGGGAGGGAACCGGAGGTGCAGTGGCGGCGCATGCTCTACACCATGGAACAGCGCAAACTGTCAAGCGCGCCAATTTAG
- a CDS encoding DUF444 family protein — protein sequence MSHASDKDLYQALKQKGLTAERQEKILRELRGGSVHEPPGQAPAGGTFPAGALEPYGFNDLTALLAMNEPQGSYTTHIRSIDELLERDKQREKDGFPRKIRVGRLIRPGKGGKEKVVVIPTTVEEKFLHDRTARTADEGGGGSGGSGEGEEGEVIGEQPVRTPEQPGSGGAGQGEGGAHEVESSAYDLGRILTEKFELPNLKEKGKKRSLTRYTYELTDKNRGFGQILDKKATLRRILETNIALGNVPDFSDIDTTRFLIGPDDRVYRVLSREKDYESQAMVFFLRDYSGSMAGKATELVVSQHVMIYSWLLYQYDRQVETRFVLHDTDASEVPDFYTYYNSKVAGGTKVAAAYRLVNQIVEKEQLARDYNIYIFHGTDGDDWDTDGEETLPELKTMLGYASRIGVTIAEHVSGGSQHSEVERYLRKSGLLETRPDLLRLDVMGEDAEEPRLIEGIKTLIS from the coding sequence ATGTCCCATGCGTCCGATAAAGATCTCTATCAGGCCCTGAAACAAAAGGGCCTCACCGCCGAGCGGCAGGAGAAGATCCTGCGCGAGCTGCGCGGCGGCTCCGTTCATGAGCCGCCCGGCCAGGCGCCGGCGGGCGGAACCTTCCCGGCCGGGGCTCTGGAGCCCTACGGCTTCAACGACCTGACGGCCCTGCTTGCCATGAACGAACCGCAGGGCTCCTACACCACCCACATCCGCTCCATCGACGAGCTGCTCGAACGCGACAAGCAGCGGGAGAAGGACGGCTTTCCGCGCAAGATCCGGGTCGGCCGGTTGATCCGGCCGGGCAAGGGGGGCAAGGAGAAGGTGGTCGTCATCCCGACCACGGTCGAGGAGAAGTTCCTGCACGACCGCACCGCCAGGACCGCTGACGAAGGCGGGGGCGGCTCGGGCGGCAGTGGCGAGGGCGAAGAGGGCGAGGTGATCGGCGAGCAGCCGGTGCGTACCCCCGAGCAGCCGGGAAGCGGCGGCGCCGGCCAGGGGGAGGGAGGCGCCCACGAGGTGGAGTCGAGCGCCTACGACCTGGGCCGGATCCTCACCGAAAAATTCGAGCTTCCCAACCTCAAGGAAAAGGGGAAAAAGCGCTCCCTCACCCGCTACACCTACGAGCTGACCGACAAGAACCGGGGCTTCGGCCAGATCCTCGACAAGAAGGCGACCCTGCGCCGGATCCTGGAGACCAACATCGCCCTGGGCAACGTCCCCGACTTCAGCGACATCGATACGACCCGCTTCCTGATCGGCCCCGACGACCGGGTCTACCGGGTCCTGTCCCGGGAGAAGGACTACGAATCGCAGGCGATGGTCTTTTTCCTCCGCGACTATTCCGGCTCGATGGCGGGCAAGGCGACCGAACTGGTGGTGTCGCAGCACGTGATGATCTACAGCTGGCTGCTCTACCAGTACGACCGGCAGGTGGAGACCCGCTTCGTCCTGCACGACACCGACGCCAGCGAGGTCCCGGACTTCTACACCTACTACAATTCCAAGGTGGCTGGCGGCACCAAGGTGGCGGCAGCCTACCGCCTGGTCAACCAGATCGTCGAAAAGGAGCAGCTGGCGAGGGATTACAACATCTACATCTTCCACGGCACCGACGGCGACGACTGGGACACGGACGGCGAGGAAACGCTTCCCGAGCTGAAGACGATGCTCGGCTACGCCAGCCGCATCGGCGTAACCATCGCCGAGCACGTCAGCGGCGGCAGTCAGCACAGCGAGGTGGAGCGCTACCTGCGCAAATCCGGCCTGCTGGAGACCAGGCCCGACCTGCTGCGCCTCGATGTCATGGGCGAAGACGCTGAAGAGCCGCGCCTGATCGAAGGGATCAAGACGCTGATATCGTAA
- a CDS encoding serine protein kinase PrkA: MVKDKTLVPLLQHLAAVKAGKRRFENAFQGVARMILEDSIEKVVVNGKTTYDFTIFRRGRKHPVGMYDEINSFVSFVKDAAEGGSSKEMAYVLVGEPGNGKTFFVEYLCGKYRQFLSREENRKYTWRLVGMDRIGSYGRIASIESQTYEDPMILAMNLFETVDENKTWLAKKAGFSDAEIETFYENYRPLGACSSYMWNDIRTFTGGKIEEMLDFVEVVPVPLTESLGTITGKYAAKDKITSSAIDLLGEESIQRLLHITDTNNPYRFDLRRGALARVAGGGIHFSDEIYKNKKDLVQVYLGVIQNRVIEIDGYKWPIDTLIIATSNNSEFNRFLAEKEEAPIVDRCRICYVSHNTNYKMQEQLTAYAIGSDTKTTLTRQDLHQDPNLNYAASVAAILSRLPRSEKLTPIETMKLAAGEVAGEKSIKTLAEVIDILNQDPDITRRFGQKGLGQRNLGRAVQLLVESSETNEGRCMYAHDIFGAVERVILDYVADANDRAKYLEDLKTAKGLYRERIMTEMFNAYMDEPQAIRKDVMNYVNMIIGIDAENLGPDKMWKYKDPQSGELRALKIDERFVKSIEERLGLKTEEQRETFRTSIRKIYGQKISVDPNYDFMDNLELVMAVTDVRLKSDIAGAGSLIGALANRTNEENQKLYDRMIQTMLGKLNYCTTCAQKTIEYFCTQEDGM, encoded by the coding sequence ATGGTGAAGGACAAAACCCTCGTACCGCTCCTGCAGCACCTCGCCGCCGTCAAGGCGGGCAAGCGGCGCTTTGAAAACGCCTTTCAGGGCGTGGCCAGGATGATTCTGGAAGACAGCATCGAGAAGGTCGTGGTCAACGGCAAGACGACGTACGACTTCACGATTTTCCGGCGCGGGAGAAAACATCCGGTCGGCATGTACGACGAAATCAACAGCTTCGTCTCCTTCGTCAAGGACGCCGCCGAGGGGGGCTCCTCCAAGGAGATGGCCTACGTGCTGGTCGGCGAGCCGGGCAACGGCAAGACCTTCTTCGTCGAGTATCTCTGCGGCAAATACCGCCAGTTTCTCAGCCGCGAGGAGAACCGTAAATACACCTGGCGCCTGGTCGGCATGGACCGGATCGGCAGCTACGGGCGGATCGCCAGCATCGAGTCGCAGACCTACGAGGACCCGATGATCCTGGCGATGAACCTCTTCGAGACCGTCGACGAAAACAAGACCTGGCTGGCCAAAAAGGCGGGCTTCAGCGATGCCGAGATCGAAACGTTCTACGAGAACTACCGGCCGCTGGGGGCCTGCAGCAGCTACATGTGGAACGACATCCGCACCTTCACCGGCGGCAAGATCGAGGAGATGCTTGACTTCGTCGAGGTCGTCCCGGTCCCCCTGACCGAAAGCCTGGGGACGATCACCGGCAAGTACGCGGCCAAGGACAAGATCACCTCCAGCGCCATCGACCTGCTCGGCGAGGAGTCGATCCAGCGCCTGCTGCACATCACCGACACCAACAACCCCTACCGCTTCGACCTGCGCCGGGGGGCTCTCGCCCGGGTGGCCGGCGGCGGCATCCACTTCTCCGACGAGATCTACAAGAACAAGAAGGATCTGGTCCAGGTCTACCTGGGAGTGATCCAGAACCGGGTGATCGAGATCGACGGCTACAAGTGGCCCATCGACACCCTGATCATCGCCACCAGCAACAACTCGGAATTCAACCGCTTCCTCGCCGAGAAGGAGGAGGCGCCGATCGTCGACCGCTGCCGCATCTGCTACGTCTCCCACAACACCAACTACAAGATGCAGGAGCAGCTCACCGCCTACGCCATCGGCAGCGACACCAAGACCACCCTGACCCGGCAGGACCTGCACCAGGACCCGAACCTGAACTACGCGGCGTCGGTGGCGGCGATTCTCTCCCGGCTGCCCCGTTCGGAAAAGCTCACCCCCATCGAAACGATGAAGCTGGCGGCCGGGGAAGTGGCCGGCGAAAAAAGCATCAAGACCCTGGCCGAGGTCATCGACATCCTCAACCAGGACCCGGACATCACACGGCGCTTCGGCCAGAAGGGGCTGGGCCAGCGCAACCTCGGACGGGCCGTCCAGCTGCTGGTGGAGAGCTCGGAGACCAACGAAGGGCGCTGCATGTATGCCCATGACATCTTCGGCGCCGTTGAACGGGTGATCCTCGACTACGTCGCCGACGCCAACGACCGGGCCAAGTACCTGGAGGACCTCAAGACCGCCAAGGGGCTCTACCGCGAACGGATCATGACCGAGATGTTCAACGCCTACATGGACGAGCCGCAGGCGATCCGCAAGGACGTCATGAACTACGTCAACATGATCATCGGCATCGACGCGGAAAACCTGGGGCCTGACAAGATGTGGAAATACAAGGATCCGCAGAGCGGCGAGCTGCGGGCGCTGAAGATCGACGAGCGATTCGTCAAGAGCATCGAGGAGCGCCTGGGCCTCAAGACGGAAGAGCAGCGGGAGACCTTCCGCACCTCTATCCGCAAAATCTACGGGCAGAAGATCTCCGTCGACCCCAATTACGATTTCATGGATAACCTGGAGCTGGTCATGGCGGTCACCGACGTGCGCCTCAAGAGCGACATTGCCGGTGCCGGCAGTCTGATCGGCGCCCTGGCCAACCGCACCAACGAGGAGAACCAGAAGCTCTACGACCGCATGATCCAGACCATGCTCGGCAAGCTGAACTACTGCACCACCTGCGCCCAGAAGACGATCGAGTACTTCTGCACCCAGGAAGACGGGATGTGA